The DNA segment TTTTGTGACATTACAAGCACTAGCACCGAGCGCTTATGATGTTAAGCACATACATCGACTATGTAAACGATTCATATTATATAATAAGTATAAAAGCTTAGAAAAATACCAAGACAGACGTTGTATTCGATAATGCGTCAAAGTGCAAATAAGATTGGAGTAGCAATTATACCGTAAACAGTAGGTACCCTTGCCTCGTTTTCGATCCCCCGCAGTCCAGCTACACTTTGTGACGCAATACTGACAACAAAAATGAGGAACCGAAAGTCAAAACAAAGCCATTTAAATACTTACCTTTGTTATTCAGTATTTCAGAGTTATCGCTATTTGAGCAACAGCGATAGGTGTCATAAAATACGTCCCATAGCCTACACTTGAACGATAAGGCAAAAAGCGGTATTGCAGAGAAAGCATTTGGGTACATAGATAGATCACAATAGATTGTATTTACAAATAGTGTATTTTTGCTGAACTTGAGCGTTCCAAAATGGATTTCAACAAGTTAGGAGACAACGGGTGAGCAGTTTTAACATATCACAAAACGATATAATGTCTTCCATTAAAAGTATTATTTAAACTAATCCTTAAAAAACTGTGCTTAcaataaaaccaacaaaattaattgaaacattttaatttttccagaTTGCTGACGATGCTTGCTCTCCATCGCATGGGTACGTTAAAAAACTCGAGTTCATAGCAGCCTAGAATCCTAAAGTAATGTTCACAGTAAGGGCACGGTTTATTGTCCGTAAACAAGCATTTGCGTTATAGTGAACATCCATATAAGTGTAAATAACGCGTTGCAATAAATTGTCATATTTTGAAATCAGCATGCTGTTGTTTTAGCCCAGATGGCAAGAGAGAATAATGGTGATGACGATGATGGAATTCGAATAAGAGAAATACCAGACGATGGTATGTAGGCTGTGCGGTGATAAAATTgtgtaacaaaaaataaactttgcaaattattgtatagcctatatataataactaaaATCTCCCTAGTCAGGGACTTCTCTAAATCATTTTAAAGATAAATTCTGCCTATAATAATCCttatgaatttaatgcaatgaCGTGCATGTAACCTATACTCAAACGACTAGAAATGTTGAATGTTGGGTTGGATTCCTGAGGTAATCGTCTGTTAGGAATTCATTTTGACACCTAAAATGTACAATGAATAATGACAAACTACCTCATTGGAGGTTTCTATAAATGCTGTTTAGATATAATTGGAAGAACTTTATGTCACCTTGCAAAAGTTAATCGACAATTATCATAAGCTTTCCGTTTTTGTAGGCGATAAGTAACCGTAAGTTTTcttaacagtttaccaattgAGGGAAACATGCATTTTTGATGAGCTCCAACTTTGCAGACTACGTTGTCTTTCCAGGGTTAATAAAACTTAATTATCGTTTATGCCACAGATCAAAACACAACCACACCGAGAGGACCGTCCAATTCAGCTTCGGTTACGTCATCTATTGAGCAACTTTTCCACCTGGATGGTGagcaaaaataacttaatgaaAACCTAATACTTTACAATATTGTTGTGAGAGTTCTGGTGAAACTTGAGCTTTCCTATGGTCGACAGTTATACGAATGCTACTGCAAGGATATTCTTGTCATGCAGAAAAAAGCTCCGCCTACCTACAAGAAAGAAAGTACGAAGAAGCGTACGGTTTAGTCAAAAAGCAATACAAGCTTGGTTCCAAGTTCAACTTCGCGCCAGTACTTGTCAAGTATTATGTTTCTCTGATACACACAGATCGTCTTGATAAGGCAGCAAAAATTCGTGATGAGCTTACCTCACTTATTCAAGAATTGTTGGAAAGCTCTCCAGAAGAATTGGAAAAGTACGGCCACAGTCTTCGACAGAAATCCAAGTTTATAGAAGCGATTCTCTTCTACCAAATCTCTCATCGTTTTTGCGAGACGGAAATGAACCCAGCTGATGCAGTGAGTGCTCTTCAAGGATGCGCTCTTGGAACAAAGCTGGCGGTAACGGAGTTGCTTGAAAAGCACAAAGTGTCAAAGCAGACGGTCAGGAAGCATGTAATTCCGGAGATGCACAAATTTATCGATTGCCTTGGTCGCTTTAAGAGTGTAGAAAAAAAGCTCACCTGCATCGTGCAAGGCCTATGCTTACATCACGTGGAGCATTGCGAGTTCTTGGTGGGCGACGTCAATGCGCGGGAGGCGTCAATCAAAAGAGCTATTACTTCCATGAAAGACGTCTTGGGATCAGAAGCAGAGAAACACCATCTTTATGGTGGACATCTCAACAACCTTGGCCATACCTACTTGGTTAAAGACAGGCCCGGTGACGCAGCTAGCTACTTCTCTCAGGCGATTGTGGCAAAGAAAAGGGCAGAAGACTACGACACTCAAGCCGAAAAGCTGGAAGACATCAAGAAGAGCGAACTGGCCCTTCAGCTCGCTCGTAGGCAGCTCTGAACTGGTTTTACGAACGGTGTTGTAAAAAGGATACTTCGTTAgatggttttgttttggtgatttttcaagtttttaacGCGTCTAAGgtataaattgtttgttttatgactCTGCTCGTATATTATAACCTACTTGCTTTTTAGAAtaaaattgcatttaaaaattagGCCTGCTATTTATACAGTGGTCTATCTTTAATCACTATTTTTACTCTGCACTATTGGATACATAGCAATTTTATTTCCCTGTacaaacaaatctttaatgttgaagtttgttttattaaggACCAATGTTTTATATCGCGTGTTaccaaaatgtaaataaacgtAATCGAAAATTTTCATTCAGTGCAATACTTCACCAAGAATTGCAATCCACACAGAATTTGAAACACCTTTCTTGAAGGTGAAAGCAGCATTAGCCAAAGAGTAGAACTGTTACAGCTCATAATTTAATACGTATAAAAACcgagttttattgtttttatttcgtgGTTGAAATATGGTAGGCTTACACATAAGTATAATGTAAATGTAAACTATAAACCTTTGCTAGGGTAAGCAAAAATACTTCATTCTTTAATAATACAAAACAGACGTCAACATTATTATATGTAATCTGCAGTTTAAAGCATGCAGAAAAACCAACAAAA comes from the Clavelina lepadiformis chromosome 5, kaClaLepa1.1, whole genome shotgun sequence genome and includes:
- the LOC143458566 gene encoding uncharacterized protein LOC143458566 — protein: MDFNKLGDNGLLTMLALHRMAQMARENNGDDDDGIRIREIPDDDQNTTTPRGPSNSASVTSSIEQLFHLDEKSSAYLQERKYEEAYGLVKKQYKLGSKFNFAPVLVKYYVSLIHTDRLDKAAKIRDELTSLIQELLESSPEELEKYGHSLRQKSKFIEAILFYQISHRFCETEMNPADAVSALQGCALGTKLAVTELLEKHKVSKQTVRKHVIPEMHKFIDCLGRFKSVEKKLTCIVQGLCLHHVEHCEFLVGDVNAREASIKRAITSMKDVLGSEAEKHHLYGGHLNNLGHTYLVKDRPGDAASYFSQAIVAKKRAEDYDTQAEKLEDIKKSELALQLARRQL